ATATGTCCTTCCTCTGAGCCTGATGAAGTGCAGTTGTCTACATTTCACGGGTCAGGTGATTTTAATTCTTTCGATAATGGAAAGTTTGAAATTGGCGAAGAAGAAGCAGAGGATGACGATACTGAACCTACTAGTCCAGCAAGTGATTGGGATGATAGTGAGCCAGAGCAAAGTGAAGGACGCTCTCAATTCTTTTGGGATGATGATGAGGGGGAGTTGTCCCAATTCATATGTCAATTCTATGAGTCTCTTTTTCAGGGTGGTTCAAGAATAGTTGCTGCATTGCAGCAGGCTCGTGCCTCGCACCGTAGCCTAAGGTATTCATGCCATCTTCCCAGCATACCATAGTTCGTCGGGGTACTCATACCATGATAGTCTCAAGGAAGGCGCAAGGCAGTCAATGCTTATGCTGACTGCATGTTGCTTGATTAAGGCAATTTGTGCTCTCTCTACATTATTCCATACTTTGTAAAGAAGAACTATACTTGTACAAGCAAAGGAAAAGATTGCAGAAGAAGCATGGCAAGAGAAAAAAGTAGTAGAAACGAGTAATAGTTCAAGAAGCTAGAGAAGCAACCAATTTTGAGGCTCTGAAGTCACTTTTTTTGTGTTCATAGTCACTGATGGATGCTTGTTTTTCTTTAGGGACCAGTTCCGCAGAATTTTCCTTGTAAGTCATTTCAGATTGAGAAAGGTTTCGAGTCCCAATAAGTAACTTGTATaggaaaattaatttattgGATAAAGcttggacaattttttttaaccacCCTTCTCCACAATGAAGATATATATCTGTTTTCTTGCGGAAAGCAGattcatttctttcttgttcttcttgGACAGTGGATGATGGTGACAACACAATTTGAAACTGATATGCTATTAGAATTCGGTGTTCTCAAGTGGTCTCTGCAAATTGTTCCTGTGTGATGTTAGTGCTTGTTAAACAAAAACTAGTTGGGGCTAGGGATAAACTCATGCGCTGTTGTTACATCAAATAGAGACGTAAAACGGTCAATCAAGTGGCAAAACTATTCAAGATAGGATTCAAATAATCTCAGTAGATACACAAACCAATAGGTGATTTCTTCTTTCCTCAAGGATAAGTGTGTGATTGCGATTGCCGGTAAGAATTCACCACCAAATATATTTGATGAGTCCACTTCATTGTCTGTTGCTCCGATTTGGTAGAAACAGAGTGAACTCATTTCATCTGAGTCATAGTTTAGCCACTGCTACTAATATTCTCGACAGCAATGACAAGATAATAGCGACCCGAATATCAGATTGTAACAATCTACAGCATCTTCACCAAATTTACGCCCAGATAATCCGAAATCATTTCTTGGAGTTGTACCCTGCACAATTCCACTGGAACAACATTATTAGATCATATACTAGGCTTAACTCCCCTACCAACGCTCTACATGTATACATCACTATGTCAAGAACTGGTGTTCGCCCAGATACTTTCACGTTACCCATTGTTTTAAAGGCGATTTGTCAGGTTCTCAATTATGTTGTGGCGAGGCAGCTCCATGGGGTTGCAATAAAGCTCGGATTAGAAACTAATATGTATTGTGAAAGTGGGTTTATTAGCTTGTACGCTAAAGCTGGTGAATTCGAGAATGCACGTAAGGTGTTTGAACAAAATAGTGACAGAAAGTTGGGGTCTTGGAATGCTATTATAGCAGGGTTGTCACAAGGTGGGCGTGCTAAAGAAGCAATAGAAATGTTCTTGGAGTTGAGAGAGAGTGGGTTGCAGCCAGATGATGTGACTATGGTTAGTGTGACATCTGCTTGTGGTAGTCTTGGAGACTTGGATTTGGCTTCTCAATTGCATAAATGCGTCTTTCAAGCGAAAGAAATGGAAAGGTCTGATCTTTTGATGATGAATTCTCTTATTGATATGTATGGTAAATGTGGGAAGATGGATCTTGCTTATAGGGTGTTTTCAAGGATGAAGGAAAGAAATGTATCCTCATGGACTTCTATGATTGTTGGATATGCAATGCATGGGTATGTTAGAGATGCGGTTGAATGCTTCCATTGCATGAGAGAGGCAGGTGTTAGGCCTAACCATGTGACGTTTATTGGGGTGTTGAGCGCTTGTGTACATGGTGGGATGGTGAAAGAAGGAAAGTATTATTTCAACATGATGAAGAATGAATATGGTATTGCACCCATGTTGCAGCATTACGGGTGCATGGTGGATTTGCTTGGCAGGGCTGGGTTGTTCGAGGAGGCAAGGGGGACGATTGAAGGGATGTCGATGAAACCGAATGTTGTGATCTGGGGGTGCCTAATGGGGGCTTGTGAGAAGCATGGGCATGTGAAAATGGGAGAATGGGTGGCTAAGCACCTTCAACAGTTGGAACCGTGGAATGATGGAGTGTATGTTGTATTGTCCAACATTTATGCCAGTAATGACATGTGGGAAGAGGTAAGGAGGATGAGAGCAATCATGAAGGAGCGAAAACTTGCCAAGATTCCTGCTTATAGTTTGTCAACAAGTTCATATTGAGACTGAAGGTGGACCTGCGAAGGATAAATGATCAGAAACATTTCTCTCTATAATAGAAGTGAGTGCACAAGATGGCTGTCATATGCTGCACCTCACAAAAGTGGTTCATATAGGAGCAATGTACCGTTGACCATCAATTTTGATccacttaattattatttttatttatttttaggtgAGAATGTTGATTCATTTCGAGTCATCTCTCCAGGAGATGTGCTTGTGACCTATTGTTCTATGCATACACATTTATCCCAGAAAATATAAGATGAATAAGAAAGGAGGCAGCACTAACTCCTCCAGTATTTGTTAAACCTTCCAGATTGTAGCATGGAGGGGGAGAATTATAATCTTCACTGGCCCTACCCAATTTGTAGTCAAGGTTTTTCTAGATTCAGGAGCTAAAGCTGTTGCATGTCCTTCCATTGAGCCCGATGAAGCGCGGTTGTTTACATTTCAGGAGTCAGGTGATTTTAACTCTTTCAATAATGGAAAGTTTGTAATTGGCgaagaagaaacaaaagatGACGACACTGAACCTTCTAGAGTCCAGCCAGTGCTTGGGAAGATAGTGAACCAGAGAAAAGTGAAGGACACTCtcagttcttttgggatgaataTGATGATCAAGGGGAGTTATCCCAGTTCATATGTCAGTTTTATGAGTCTCTTTATCAAAGTGGTTTAAGAATAGATGATGCATTACAACATGCTCGAAGATATTCATGCCATCTTCCCAGCATACCGTAGTTAGGTGGTTATATCTGACCATGATAGTCCCAAGGGAAGCGCGAGTTTGTTAATGCTTATGCTACTGCATGATGTTGCTTATCAAAGCATTTGCATGGTCTTGTGTTGTAAAGAAGAACTGCACTTGTATATGCAATGGAAAAGGATTGCAGAAGGAAGAAAACatggagagagaaagagagagaaatagtAGAAATGAGTAATAATTTTGAGGCTTTTAACTGATTGTTTGTGTTCTGTCTTTGATGAATGTttgatcatttttcttaaaGGTTACTCTTTTGTGAAAAGCAGGTACATTTCTTTGTTCTTCTACTTGGACACTGCTGGATGTTGACACAATTTAAAACATGCTATCACAATCTGGTGTGCTCAAGTGCTCTCCGTGCAACTTGCAATGTGTGAACAGGAATCCATGAGATGTTAGTGTCTGTTACACAAAAAACTACTAGTTGGGTTGACGCTGAACTCATCTTGTgacgttatatatatatatagagagagagagagagagtcacAACTCACAAATGTGAGGCTGACTGATCGATGAAGTGGGTGAAAGTCTTGGTGATCTCTTCTTATTTGTCCAACGAGAGTACTTGCTTGGTAATGGTTTCTTTAACTTAGTAAATATTGCAATCTTAGGTAAACGTCGCTTTAAACAAACTAGGATTAGTGCTTAcgccatttttatttttaagtgcTTGATTAGGTTGTATAAGTACATCAATCAAATAACCATGGATAACTATAAGGTTATTTTAAATCAATGGGGCGGCGTAAACATGATAACCTTTTCCAAATTAACCTATGATTATTTGCAAAGCAagggttaaaaaaaataaaggccTAGACATTGATTGCTAAGGACCACAGCCTCTGCTGTCATAGACATGATTAAGTTAATATTTAGCattaatataataacaaaaaaattaaattttatttcttgagGTTGATCATGATGACTAACTTGTAACCAATAAGTCAGAGACAGAAAAAGGTAAAATAGTAATTTATATTAGGCGTATGCTTTGGTTGCAAGTTTTGTTGATGATTACATCTCCCATCCATTCCACTGCTACAATTATGCAGAGCCTCACGCTGTCCACtttcaacaacaaaagaaaaaaagaaaagaaaaagcaTATGTCTATTAAACACTATCATTAGGCATTAGCACTATAGACAAGTTGCTTCCTTAATGCAAAGTTAAAAATACCAACCAATTCATTCTTCACAAACAAGCCTTCCAACAATCTCTGaatttcttccttcttctttttttcgcgaacaaaaataatgttataCAGAGCTAGGAGTATTACTAGTAGGTTCTCTGATAAAATGAGTACAAGTGTGCCGGTTGAAGTAGGCACAAGGGGAACTATAGGATCACTTTTGAAGAAAGAGATTGAGTATTTCAGAAAAGTTGAGGTGGATTCTTGTAAAGGGAGTTCTAATAATAAATCTCAGAAGAATTCAGTGGAAATAGATTCATGTGGTGGTAATTCTTGGCCTAGTTTCGGGTTCTTGACGATGAAatggaaaaagaagaagagaagaggtACTGGAGGTGGATTACCTGCAATGTGTTCTATGGTTGAAGTTTCTGAGAGTTGTAAGATGAATGAAATTCCAGGTTTCAGTTATAGAAATCTCAAGGTTGATTCTAAGAGATTTGAGGAAGAGATAATGCTCTCGTAGGAGCTTTCAATTTTTCGTGTCAAGTCTGAATTCTGTTCATATTCTTTAGCCAAATATCTTGTGCTTTCTGATTGCCTTCAATTGCTTGGAATTTGAGAGAATTGTCTATCATCTGGACTTCTTGTTTTAGCAAGAGCAGGTAATACCTTTGCCAGTTAGGCCTGAAAAGTTACATGTATAAACCATAGATGACGAGTACGTATAGAATATGATTCTATACGTACTGAGGACTGTGTTGTTCATAGGTACTGAGGAAGAGTTGTCTTCATTGCTAGGTGTAAGTATTTTGATTTCCTGTCAAAAGTGAGCAAGATATGAAACATAAAACATGTTTTTTGCAGATTAAAAGACCGAAAAACTCTAGGTTATCGTCATTTAAAGAAATTGCAGTGTTCCACTTTATCAAATAGTGGAACTTGAATATAGTTGAGACTTGAGAGTCATATTTGATGTTTGTACATGAGGTGAACATGTTCATGTTTAATGTTTTAGCCTGCAGCAAGGAGATTTTTCTTGTAGTTCTTACAGATTCCATCTTCCATGTCATGGTAATTGTTCATGTTATTTATTCATCCTTTCTAATGTTTATGCATACATCACTAGCATATGCAATTGTGGAAAAACAGAAACTTTGAGGCCACATGTATGTTCATATCATTAACTCAAAAATTACAGAACTCATAGTCTGCAACAACCTTAGGTCTGTTTCTACTGAATCCACTTGGACCATGTAACTGTAAGAAACATGGATATATACAACACCATACTCATTCCGAAGTCACTAACTCTACGAACATCTTAGGTGTAGTATAAGAACGGAAAGAAAAGGAATGTTTGGTCACGCGTTAAACTACATTGACTGTTCTACACTATTTGTTACATATCATCTGAACTTTTGTTATATTAGTTCAAGCTATGTTAACTATTGACTTATGGCAAATGATGATGCTTAATTCTTACTTCACCCTCCCATATCTAAGTACATATTCAGAAGTTGTCTTCTGCTTGCCGGGCCTGCTAATTTATAAAGAGAATTAGTAACACATTTGTTGggatcaattaaaaaaaaaaggatcaagGACAAGATATAGCTCCATTCAACGATTATGTACCAATTTTCACTATAAAAAACAAGGAATCACCATGTACATTGAAGCTTGATTAATTTGGATAAAACTCATTCAAGTGGATGCGCGCTTCCAAACAGAactttttttcatgtttaagGCTCAAAATCCAAATGTTTAGTTAAAGGTGAAGGAATCTTATCCATCTCACCACAACTTTCGATGATAATAAGCGCATTGTATTGACAAACACTTTGAGGAATGTATTGAAAATTCCATAATTTTGAACAGCTTCCTAGGGAGAAAAACGCCACATATTAAGTTACATGTAAAAAGAGTACATTTGATTTTCTTGGTCCTTCGCTGCAAATTTCTCGTATAGTACATAGTTCTCGCAAATGGGATGTGTTTGTCCAGCAGTCCCACATCGCCAAACAGACTAAGCAACAAGGAATCCGTACGCACTAAAATGCCAAAAGGGCCTCATTGAAAATCATACCTTTCTCGGCCTTTGGCTAAGATCAAGTGTAGTATCTGTTCTTATCAGTTTAATATCTGATATGTGGATCAATGATCCACACgatattaactcaattttttaaggGGGAGAGTTCATCAAGGTAGCTTGCTACCTGGACTTTCAAGCGTCGCCCATGCGTTGCACTATAGCAAGGGCCTGGCGCACCCCACCAAATCAGTACAATTATTTCAGCTTGCGAAGCCAATTATGACCCAATCCATTTGACTACCATTAATTTACTGGGAAGTAAATAAAGTTggttttaatcaatttaaaagtGTGAAATTGGTTTCAACATCTAGTTCCGTTCAAAACACATTAATGGAAAACAACTTGTGTCACCAATTCATTAACAACATTTTTCAATACTAAATTTCAGTGTCACACTAAGCTTACTTTGGCCACAAGTGAAAGCTTGAAATATGAATGTTAATATAATGACGTCTTTGCACGAGTCCAGCTCCTTCAAAGAGgagttcaatttatttttcataaataaagtcAACAATATAATTTCAACTCTCCTTAATCCATAGTCCATGATTTTGTCAAAGTCCAGCCACTGATATTATATAATTCCTAGTCCATTTTTTCCAATAAAATAACAACTCAAGTTTGGCGATGAAAATTGGGTACACGGCGGTATGTATTTGTCGACTTGGAATTTGTATTTGGCTTTTCGGCCATGCCGCCTTACTCCTTACAACCATAGAATATCCGCGTTAAATTCGTACATGATcctttagtttttgttttatttacaTTCAAATTACTactaaactattttttatatcaCAACTTCTAATTAAGTATTATGAGTGTCGTTAAACTAATTTTCTGTTATATTTGCCAAAAgtaaaagatttttttgttaCCAAAATTGATCGGGGTCCTTTTTTAATTCTTAGATAAAATTGATTGATTCTTTttgttacaaaatataatttcagaAATAGAATCCTGCTATTCTAGTTCGTGCAAGGGACTATAACATTTTTCTTTAGCAATCAAAATTGTAGATAAATTCATATTGAATCTATCGGTTATTCTCCCTCTAAAGCAAAGAGAGATCTAAAAAAAAACCACATACTATATTACAGAattctaatataaaaaaatacaaatataaaaatatatcacttttaatatttttcataaaagacacaCGAGATTTTATAatatagttaaaaaaatataaaacgaAATGACCAATAACTATATGA
This window of the Solanum pennellii chromosome 2, SPENNV200 genome carries:
- the LOC107011462 gene encoding pentatricopeptide repeat-containing protein At1g77170, mitochondrial; the encoded protein is MSPLHCLLLRFGRNRVNSFHLSHSLATATNILDSNDKIIATRISDCNNLQHLHQIYAQIIRNHFLELYPAQFHWNNIIRSYTRLNSPTNALHVYITMSRTGVRPDTFTLPIVLKAICQVLNYVVARQLHGVAIKLGLETNMYCESGFISLYAKAGEFENARKVFEQNSDRKLGSWNAIIAGLSQGGRAKEAIEMFLELRESGLQPDDVTMVSVTSACGSLGDLDLASQLHKCVFQAKEMERSDLLMMNSLIDMYGKCGKMDLAYRVFSRMKERNVSSWTSMIVGYAMHGYVRDAVECFHCMREAGVRPNHVTFIGVLSACVHGGMVKEGKYYFNMMKNEYGIAPMLQHYGCMVDLLGRAGLFEEARGTIEGMSMKPNVVIWGCLMGACEKHGHVKMGEWVAKHLQQLEPWNDGVYVVLSNIYASNDMWEEVRRMRAIMKERKLAKIPAYSLSTSSY
- the LOC107010534 gene encoding uncharacterized protein LOC107010534; this translates as MLYRARSITSRFSDKMSTSVPVEVGTRGTIGSLLKKEIEYFRKVEVDSCKGSSNNKSQKNSVEIDSCGGNSWPSFGFLTMKWKKKKRRGTGGGLPAMCSMVEVSESCKMNEIPGFSYRNLKVDSKRFEEEIMLS